The genomic window CTACTATATTAGTATATATTATATCTATCTAGTATATATATCAATATGATAGCTATCATCCTTCCAGGTCCTGGAGGGGGAGGTTGAAAAGGGGCCGTGGAAAGGGAATTGATGAATTGATGGAATTGATGAAATGAAAATTTGGGCTCGCCAGTGACCATGACGGTCGGGGTAAAGGCGGAAACAAAAAACCCGGAAACCAAGTTCCGGGTTATATGCGTTCAGGCCAGAACGGGCTTACTTGTTGAGGTCCTTGGCCTTGATATTGTCTTTTTTGGGTTTCACAGCCGCTTCCTCCACAAACTGGATAATGGCCATGGGGGCGGAGTCGCCGCGGCGGAAACCGGCTTTCAGCACTCTGGTGTAGCCGCCCTGGCGGGTGGCAAAGGCAGGGGCGATCTCTGTGAAGAGCTTCTTCACGAGGGTTCGGCTGCCAAGGACGCTGTAAGCCAGACGGCGGGAGTGGACGGTATCGGTTTTGCCGTAGGTGACCACGCGTTCGACGAAGCCGCGGAGTTCCTTTGCTTTGGCGAGGGTGGTGGTGATCTGGCCGTGTTCGATCATGGATCTCACAAGGTTGCAGATCATCAGGCGGCGGGCGTCCTTTTCGCGCCCGAATTTTCTTCCTTCATGTCTATGTCGCATTTTTCACCTTCTTTTTTGAGGGAGGAACCGGTTTGCGGGGCGGGGTGGGAACCTCGTCCTGGGGCTCGGCGGGAGCGGGTGTTTCCTCCACTTTCTGTTCTTCGGGGGTGTCTTCAGATTTGATGCCACGGCTTCTGGCGTCACGGATCTGGCTGTAAATTCCTTCCACATCCATACCCAGGTGCAGGTCGTATTTCTTCAGCTTCGTCACAATCTCTTCAAGGGATTTCTTGCCGAAATTGCGGAACTTGAGCATCTCCGCCTCGGTTTTGGAGACCAGTTCGCCGATGGTTTGGATATTGGCGGCGTCGAGGCAGTTGGCAGCCCGGACGGTGAGTTCGATTTCACGCACAGGCAGGGAAAGGATGCGT from Candidatus Cloacimonadota bacterium includes these protein-coding regions:
- the rplQ gene encoding 50S ribosomal protein L17 — encoded protein: MRHRHEGRKFGREKDARRLMICNLVRSMIEHGQITTTLAKAKELRGFVERVVTYGKTDTVHSRRLAYSVLGSRTLVKKLFTEIAPAFATRQGGYTRVLKAGFRRGDSAPMAIIQFVEEAAVKPKKDNIKAKDLNK